The following coding sequences lie in one Treponema sp. OMZ 790 genomic window:
- a CDS encoding putative minor capsid protein, producing MTKPIPTRLLVHDCVLKKPKGLDRNRNPIYESTILKRVRIGATFQSVRGAYGETKTDTLTLFIDAKNTRCETIDGEATERKLPAEKDAIEWQGQTFTVRSITPCYTQGSNPHHWEVTLE from the coding sequence ATGACAAAACCAATCCCCACACGCCTTTTAGTCCACGATTGCGTTTTAAAAAAACCGAAAGGACTAGACCGCAACAGAAACCCTATCTATGAAAGTACAATCTTAAAACGAGTAAGAATCGGGGCGACCTTTCAATCGGTTCGAGGGGCTTACGGAGAAACTAAAACCGACACCTTAACGCTTTTCATAGACGCTAAAAATACACGCTGTGAAACGATAGACGGAGAAGCAACGGAGAGAAAGCTCCCCGCCGAAAAAGACGCTATCGAATGGCAAGGGCAGACCTTCACGGTTCGGAGTATAACCCCTTGCTACACCCAAGGAAGCAATCCACATCATTGGGAGGTAACACTTGAATAA
- a CDS encoding minor capsid protein produces the protein MNKSGGIEFTVKGNFREAEAKARLNKAIKRVQMKLDTQVITDSNYFVPKNTTTLEKSAVINTVIGSGIIKWRTPYARRQYYGIDFDHSKQKNPNACAKWFEAAKARWLEKWRKLVNDEIQHS, from the coding sequence TTGAATAAGTCAGGCGGAATAGAATTCACGGTTAAAGGGAACTTCAGAGAGGCGGAAGCTAAGGCAAGGCTTAACAAGGCGATTAAGCGGGTGCAAATGAAGCTAGACACACAGGTTATAACCGATAGCAATTATTTTGTCCCAAAAAATACAACCACGCTGGAAAAATCCGCAGTTATTAACACGGTAATAGGTAGCGGTATTATTAAGTGGAGAACGCCATACGCCCGTCGTCAATATTATGGTATAGATTTTGACCATTCAAAGCAAAAAAATCCCAACGCCTGTGCAAAATGGTTTGAAGCGGCAAAAGCCAGATGGCTGGAAAAATGGAGAAAACTAGTAAATGACGAAATCCAACATAGCTGA